In Anthonomus grandis grandis chromosome 5, icAntGran1.3, whole genome shotgun sequence, the following are encoded in one genomic region:
- the LOC126736862 gene encoding tRNA (guanine(10)-N2)-methyltransferase homolog, with amino-acid sequence MAKQWKKYLLWFAQEHIDFRIAEIESLISLFKIEMRYAHKPQLEPYWIVEFSSEGDAKLLTTRSVSLRNCVELWGHETSTAALHTNLREKCEMFAPYFNPNKTFKIEVETFGRHFTQKEKVDKLETFDYLPIKGNVKLTDPDLCLQYIEYYGTRASCPPLLPYEVFFGRCVAYGLRQLMKKLSLKTRKFIGNTSMDPQLSLLMANQAKVKNGDIILDPFVGSGSLLVAAAEFGAYVYGSDIDYLMLHGKTKPSRIRQEKRAKDESIRANMKQYNLEHKYLDVLIHDFATIFWKDCMEFDAIITDPPYGIRESTEKIGTEKDSFTVSEEHLSTHYPAKIEYGIPSIYRDLIIFSAKHLKIGGRLVCWFPLLREDYNEKALPSHPCLKLLANGEQVLSKVTSRRLLTFEKTRHPVKEELNLDNIAIQDFREKYFEIREETRKERRLKEAATRKENWEKYARSKNSVEGR; translated from the exons ATGGCCAAGCAATGGAAAAAATACTTACTGTGGTTTGCACAAGAACACATAGACTTCCGAATTGCG GAAATCGAGTCTCTAATATCACTATTTAAAATCGAAATGAGATATGCCCATAAGCCGCAATTG GAACCTTACTGGATTGTCGAATTTTCTTCTGAAGGTGACGCAAAATTACTAACGACCAGGTCAGTGTCACTAAGAAATTGCGTAGAGCTATGGGGCCATGAGACTTCTACAGCTGCTTTACACAcgaatttaagagaaaaatgtgaaatgttTGCACCATATTTTAACCCAAATAAGACTTTTAAAATAGAGGTAGAAACTTTTGGTAGACATTTTACACAAAAGGAAAAAGTAGACAAACTGGAGACTTTTGATTATTTACCAATAAAAGGAAATGTAAAACTTACAGATCCAGATCTTTGCTTGCAATATATCGAATACTATGGTACTAGAGCAAGTTGCCCACCACTATTACCTTATGAAGTATTTTTTGGCAGATGT gtGGCCTACGGTTTAAGGCAGTTAATGAAAAAACTTTCACTAAAAACTAGGAAGTTTATAGGTAATACAAGCATGGATCCTCAATTGTCTCTTCTCATGGCAAATCAAGCAAAAGTTAAGAATGGAGATATAATTTTAGACCCATTTGTGGGTTCAGGTTCTCTATTAGTGGCAGCAGCTGAATTTGGTGCCTATGTATACGGATCtgatattgattatttaatgtTGCATGGAAAAACTAAACCTTCTAGAATAAGACAGGAG aaGAGGGCAAAAGATGAGAGCATAAGAGCCAATATGAAACAATATAATTTGGAGCATAAATATCTGGATGTACTTATACATGATTTTGCAACAATATTTTGGAAAGACTGCATGGAATTTGATGCTATTATAACTGATC cTCCTTATGGAATTAGAGAATCAACGGAAAAAATTGGAACAGAGAAAGATTCTTTTACAGTTAGCGAAGAACATTTATCTACCCACTATCCAGCAAAAATTGAATATGGTATCCCCAGTATTTACCGAGACCTCATTATATTCTCAGctaagcatttaaaaattggTGGCAGGCTTGTTTGCTGGTTTCCTCTTttgag gGAAGACTACAATGAAAAGGCTTTACCCAGTCATCCATGCCTTAAATTATTAGCTAATGGTGAACAGGTGCTAAGTAAAGTTACCTCAAGGAGGCTTCTGACCTTTGAAAAGACAAGGCATCCTGTTAAAGAGGAATTAAATTTAGACAACATTGCTATTCAAGACTTTAGGGAAAAGTATTTTGAGATTAGAGAAGAGACTAGAAAGGAACGGAGACTTAAGGAAGCAGCAACAAGGAAGGAAAACTGGGAAAAGTATGCAAGAAGTAAAAATAGTGTAGAGGGAAGATAa